One stretch of Astatotilapia calliptera chromosome 3, fAstCal1.2, whole genome shotgun sequence DNA includes these proteins:
- the LOC113011649 gene encoding GTPase IMAP family member 8-like: MSDQEPLLELEEQEEQEETEEPDKPEYRIVLLGKIGVGKNIIGNAILGNNRNAFESASLSEFQKETQEFGDKLLTLVVTPDLFENRVTEVDVRREIHQCICFASPGPHVFLVVFQTDSFTEEDQEIVRKIQQMFGEGAVRYSMVLFSCGDDPEAANVAIDEFISNNPPLGNFIRQCGGGYHVFNNRTRDPAQVRALLEKINTMVQRNEGRYYTSEMFRQADFRIVLVGKTGVGKSAAGNTILGQRVFRSTPSSSTTTKKCQMNTTQFNGKILAVVDTPGLFDTNKTEEEMTAEICKSIPFAAPGPHVFLVVIQANRFTKEEEETVRMIQNAFGEEAAKYTMALFTCGDNLEADKVTIAEVINANPALSDFIRQCGERYHVFNNRDKDPSQVRELLKKINTIVQVNGGSYYTNKMFKEAEEAFKRVKPDFRIVLVGKTRAGKSASGNTILRGNVFRSTSSSSPVTLECQKETALFDFQKLAVVDTPGLFDTELPAQKVTKEIARFISFAAPGPHVFLIVIHPAVFKEEEQETVKIIQKVFGDEAARYTMVLFTRVDDPNASIEEFITKSPSLRDLVCQCKGGYHVFNNRSRDPAQVRELLEKINILVQGNGGSCYTNKMFEKVESAIKKKMERLIKEENETPEEARNKAERNNESLQDSKVAFFIGSGLGLGVGVCAGIGIEAAVGAAAAGATIGLVGGPVGAVAGGTIGFVGAAVGAATGLLLGASAGAGVHFTAKAKMKKKACVLQ; the protein is encoded by the coding sequence AGTTAGAGGagcaagaagaacaagaagaaacagaagaacCAGATAAACCAGAGTACAGGATTGTGCTTCTTGGAAAAATTGGTGTTGGAAAGAACATAATTGGAAATGCCATTTTAGGAAATAATAGAAATGCTTTTGAATCAGCATCACTATCAGAGTTTCAGAAGGAAACACAAGAATTTGGCGATAAACTCCTGACTCTAGTTGTTACTCCAGATCTGTTTGAGAACAGAGTGACTGAAGTGGATGTGAGGAGGGAGATCCATCAATGCATCTGCTTTGCTTCTCCTGGTCCCCATGTGTTCCTGGTTGTGTTTCAGACTGACAGCTTCACAGAAGAAGACCAAGAAATAGTGAGAAAAATTCAGCAGATGTTTGGAGAAGGAGCAGTACGTTATAGTATGGTCTTGTTCTCCTGTGGAGACGATCCAGAGGCAGCTAATGTTGCCATAGATGAATTTATTAGCAATAATCCACCTCTGGGTAACTTCATCCGTCAGTGTGGAGGAGGATATCATGTGTTTAACAACAGGACCAGAGATCCTGCTCAGGTCAGAGCACTGCTGGAGAAGATCAACACCATGGTTCAGAGAAATGAAGGAAGATACTACACCAGCGAAATGTTCAGACAGGCTGACTTCAGGATTGTGCTTGTTGGGAAAACTGGTGTTGGAAAGAGTGCAGCAGGAAACACAATCCTAGGACAAAGAGTTTTTAGATCTACACCATCTTCttccacaacaacaaaaaagtgtcAGATGAATACAACTCAGTTTAATGGTAAAATCCTGGCTGTAGTTGATACTCCAGGTCTGTTTGACAccaataaaactgaagaagagATGACGGCAGAGATTTGTAAATCCATCCCTTTTGCTGCTCCAGGTCCTCATGTGTTCCTGGTTGTGATCCAGGCAAACAGattcaccaaagaagaagaagaaacagttaGAATGATTCAGAATGCATTTGGAGAAGAAGCAGCAAAGTACACTATGGCCCTGTTCACCTGTGGAGACAATCTGGAGGCAGATAAAGTCACCATagcagaagtaataaatgcaaatCCAGCTCTCAGTGACTTCATCCGTCAGTGTGGTGAAAGATATCATGTTTTTAACAACAGAGATAAGGATCCCTCTCAGGTCAGAGAGCTGCTGAAGAAGATTAACACCATAGTTCAGGTTAATGGAGGAAGTTACTATACCAACAAGATGTTCAAAGAAGCTGAAGAAGCATTTAAAAGAGTGAAACCAGACTTCAGGATTGTTCTTGTGGGAAAAACCAGAGCTGGGAAGAGTGCATCAGGAAACACCATCTTGAGGGGAAATGTATTTAGGTCAACATCATCTTCTTCTCCAGTGACATTAGAGTGTCAGAAGGAAACAGCTCTGTTTGATTTTCAAAAACTGGCTGTAGTTGATACTCCAGGTCTGTTTGACACAGAACTACCTGCACAGAAGGTGACAAAAGAGATTGCTAGATTCATCTCATTTGCTGCTCCTGGTCCTCATGTGTTCCTGATTGTGATCCATCCAGCAGTATTTAAAGAGGAAGAACAAGAAACTGTGAAAATCATTCAGAAGGTGTTTGGAGACGAAGCAGCTCGTTACACCATGGTGTTGTTCACACGTGTAGATGATCCGAATGCATCCATAGAGGAATTCATCACCAAGTCTCCATCTCTCCGTGACTTAGTCTGTCAGTGTAAAGGAGGATATCATGTGTTTAATAACAGAAGCAGAGATCCTGCTCAGGTCAGAGAGCTGCTGGAGAAGATCAACATACTAGTTCAGGGAAATGGAGGAAGCTGCTACACCAACAAGATGTTTGAGAAGGTAGAGAGCGCTATAAAGAAAAAGATGGAACGACTAATAAAGGAAGAAAATGAGACACCTGAAGAAGcaagaaacaaagcagaaagaaaTAATGAGTCTCTTCAAGACAGCAAGGTTGCTTTTTTTATAGGAAGTGGTCTTGGACTGGGTGTTGGAGTTTGTGCTGGAATTGGTATTGAAGCAGCtgttggagctgctgctgctggagctaCAATTGGACTTGTAGGAGGTCCAGTGGGAGCTGTTGCTGGAGGTACAATTGGATTTGTAGGTGCTGCGGTGGGAGCTGCGACAGGACTTTTACTAGGAGCTTCAGCAGGAGCTGGAGTTCATTTTACTGCTAaagctaaaatgaaaaagaaggctTGTGTTCTGCAGTGA
- the LOC113011435 gene encoding CST complex subunit CTC1-like produces MPDYGVRLTPCDQAGRSLQVYLDLSHTPYPPGLLPGNTLLLSGFQRRLSRTGSVYCTYLPVSSITVVSLGDTSSAQPPLPAPIMHLGEWALSSKQRGAVGQVKGHVLIRPQPPPTTTPEPRSTDPQLPAFSTKCYEIDQL; encoded by the exons ATGCCCGACTACG gtgtgcgTCTCACTCCTTGTGACCAAGCTGGGAGGAGTCTGCAGGTGTACCTGGACTTAAGCCACACCCCCTACCCACCTGGCCTGTTGCCGGGTAACACTCTGCTGTTGTCTGGTTTCCAGAGGAGGCTgtccag gacaGGAAGTGTGTACTGCACGTACTTACCTGTCAGCTCCATAACTGTGGTCTCCCTGGGAGACACCAG CTCGGCCCAGcctcctcttcctgctcccATCATGCACCTGGGTGAGTGGGCTCTGAGCAGCAAGCAGAGGGGCGCTGTGggacaggtcaaaggtcacgtg CTGATCCGGCCTCAACCTCCGCCGACAACAACACCTGAACCTCGTTCTACTGATCCTCAGTTGCCCGCATTCTCCACCAAATGTTACGAGATCGATCAACTTTAG